The Microbacterium natoriense genomic interval GGGATGCCGCGGCCACCGAGGCGTTGTCGATGATGCGGTTGATGATCATGTCGACGACGGCCGGCTCGACCTCGACGGCGTCGACCGCGACCTCGGCGATCTTCCAGGCGAGCTGGCCTTCACGGGCCAGATTCTCGTCGCTGCGGTGGACCCGGACGTGGTGGGTGACGGTCATTTCTGTCCTTCGTTCAGGGTTTCGAGGATGCCGGTGAGCGCGTTGTGCAGGTGCACGTGCGTGGCATGGGCGGCCAGCTCGCCGTCGCGATCGGCGAGGGCTTGGGCGATCGTGCGGTGCTCGGCGGCGGATGCTTCGAGCCGGGCGGGCTTGTCGCGAGCCATGCGCCGCACTCTCACGAGGTGCGTGCGCACGGTGCGCAGGGCCGAGGCGATGTAGTCGTTGGCCACCGCCGCATCGAGGGCCGCGTCGAAACGGGCGATCAGGGCGTAGTAGGCGTCTCGCCCCTCGACGGCCGTGAGATCGACGTGTGCGAATTCTTCGGCGAGGTTCCGGAACAGCGCGGCGTCGCCTCGGGCCGCGGCCAGCCGGGCCGAGGTCTCCTCGAGCGCGCGGCGGATCTCGAACAGCGCGCGGATGTCTTCGGCATCAAGGTCCGCCACGACCGTGACCCGGGGCGACTGCTGCACGACGAGGCCGTCGGCAGCGAGGCGGCGCAGCGCCTCGCGCATGGGCGTCCGGCTGACCCCGAGCCGCGCGGCCTGTTCAACCTCGCCCAGCACGAAGCCTGCGGGGAGCAATCCCGATTGGATGCCGTCCAGCAGATCCGCGTAGGCGCGATCGCTCGCGCTGATGCGATCGGCGGCGAGGGTCATTTGATCAGTGTATACATAAACAAACACTGTGCGGCTCGAAAGCCCCGCTCGCGTTCCTCCCCGTATACATTCGAGTCGAGGCGGGGCACGTCATTCACGCCTCAGATACGAGTTCCACTTCACCAGGAACGCGGAGATGATCACCCCTCCGGCCGGCACCACTTCTTCGACGGCGGGCTGCGGGTCACCCAGGGCGGCGAGGTCGACGAGCGCCGCCGTTCGCAGGGCGACGATTCGCTCCTGCTCCTGCGCACTCAGCTTCTCCAGCGTCTCCGCCTGCAGGCGCGCGGCGATGGCATCCACCTCCGGCCGCATCCTGTCGACCGCGACATTGATCGCCGTGTCGATCTCCTCGCGCTCCGCCGGACGGAGCGCGCGCACCAGCAGCGCGAGTATGAGTCCGGCGATTCCGATCGCACCCGCGCCGAACACGAGCGGCGCAACCGGCATCGCAGGGCGCGTCAGCTGGAACGCTGCGGCCACCGCTAGCGTGACAGCGATCCCGATCTGCATCCGCACCATTCCCCAGTTCAGCGGACGCCACCCGACCGCGATCAGCACGATGAGGTCGCCCAGCCCCGAGATCGTCGCCAGAACGAAGAGGATTCCTTCCGTCTCGTACGGATCCGACCTCAGACCGGCGGCGAGCGCCGCAGAGAACGCTCCGCTCAGCACCGCGGCGAACAGCACGAAGGTCGACCATCCGCCGTGGGGGTTCCTCGCCCCGTACTCCCTGCGCAGCCGACGGCGGCACTCGCGCCACGCCTCGTCGGCCGCGTCACGCGCCTGATCCCAGAGATCGAGTGCGACGTCCCGCTGCCCGGCGACGTCGAAGGCCACCCGCTCGACGTCCTTCGCATCGAAGTGCTTCGCCGCGACAGGAAGGCGCGACCGCACGACGACGACCTGCTTCTCGAAGTCGTCATCTGCCACGGACTCAGGGTAGCCACCCGCACCGGGAGCCGACGGACGTGAGAATGCCCGACGAAGGCGAGCGTCGTCAGCGGTCGACAGGCCCACTCCGCTCGACGGGCACCGCTTCGACGACGAGCGAGGGTGCACCGGCATCCGCTTCGCCGAGCTTCACGACGACGACTCCCGCGAGCACGAGCGCGCCTCCGATCGCCTGCACGGGTCCGGGGATCTGACCCAGCATCAGAGCGCTGAACACCATCGCGGCGACCACCTCGGAGAGGGCGACGAACGACGACAGGCGGGAGCCGAGCATCCGCGTCGACGCGATGCCGAGGATGTATGCGAGCGCCGTCGCGATCAGCCCCATCGCGAGCACCGGCACGAACCACGGCACGCTCCCGACGCTGTACTCGACGTCGGCGGTGGTCCACTCGAACGGGAGCACCCCGATCAGTGCGGCGATCGCGAGGCCCACCGCTCCGATCAGCAGGCCGAGGCCCGCGAGCGCGATCGGCGGCAGCCCGGTGTCGGCTCTGCCCGAGAGCACGAAGTAGGTCGCCGCCCCGATCATCGCACCGAGCGCGAACAGGATGCCGCCCAGATTCACCTGCGCGCCGGTGAGGATGTCGAGCATCAGCACGAGACCTACGAAGGCGACGGCCGCGCCGAGCAGGCTGCGCCTGGTCGGCTTCTCGCCGCGCCGGATCCACAGCCAGAGCACGACGGCGATGGGGGCGGTGTACTCGATGAGCAGGGCGATGCCTACGTCCATGACGGCGACCGCCTGGAAGTAGCAGAGCTGCGCGAGCGTCACCGCGAGCACTCCGTAGACGAGGACCATGACGGCGTTGCGGCGCACGATCCGCCACTTTCCCCGCAGCGCGAGAAGGGTCGGCACGAGGAGCACGAGCGCCGCCACCCACATCCGCACCGTGACAGCCGCGCCGGGGCTCCAGCCTGCATCGATGAGCCCGCGGGCGAAGACGCCCGACATGCCGAACGACACGGCCGCGCCGAGCGCCACCAGCATCCCGCGGCTGACGCCCGGGCGCGACGCGATTCGAATGCTGTCATCGGCAAGTGTGGTCATGACATGTGACGCTACGCGTATGCGATGTAAGATGTCAACATGATCTTCACCAATGACACGGAAGACGCGCTCCGCTCGGCCGTCTGGCTGGTGAACACCGCGGAAGCGCCGGACACGCTGACGGACGCCGCAGACGAGGCCGAATTCCTCGAGGAGTTCCCGTTCACCGGGCGCGTGGATCGGGATGCCGTCGAGCTCGACGCGCTGCGCCGCATCCGCTCGCAACTGCGTGCCATGCTCATCGCGCCGCGCGACGAGATGGCCAAGGCCGTCAACGAGGCCCTCGCGTCGGTGACGCTGACGCCGCGGTTGACCAGGCACGGCGACATGGACTGGCACCTGCACGCGGTCGCCGACGACCGCCCTCTCTCCGAGCGCGTGCTGATCGAGACGGCCATGGCCCTCGTCGACGTCATCCGCACCGACGAGGGCTCACGCATCTCCGTGTGCGACGACGACTCCTGCGAGGCCCTCGCCCTCGACCTCTCACGCAATCGCTCGAAGCGCTACTGCTCGACGACCTGCGCCAACCGCAACGCCGTCGCCGCCTACAGGGCGCGGCGTGCCTCCTGATCGATCCCCCGCCGCCTCCAGGTCGATCCTCCCGCGCCACCGCGTTCCCGACGCGCCGCCCCCGAATATGCGCGAACAACGTGGTGGCACGTCGACATCGTGGTGGCGGGGCATCATCGCACCACCCGGGGCACTCTTCACACTCTTCACAAACTTCTGAAATCGGCGTAGCGTGCCGTGCATGGACACAGTGATCCGCACGAGCGATCTCACCAAGCACTACGGCCGCGTGCACGCTCTCGACGGCCTCGATCTCTCCGTCACAGCGGGTCAGGTGCACGGCTTCCTCGGCCCGAACGGCGCCGGAAAGACGACCACGATCCGCATCCTCCTCGGTCTCGCACGCAAGACCTCGGGCGACGTCGAGGTGCTCGGGCGAGACCCCTGGAGGGACGCGACCGACCTGCACCGCCGCATCGCCTATGTTCCGGGTGACGTCAGCGTCTGGCCCAACCTCTCCGGCGGAGAGGCGATCGACCTGCTGTCGCGCCTGCGCGGGGCATCGACGAAGAGCGCCGACTACCGGGCGAGCCGCGCACGGCTCGAGGCGGCGTTCCAGTTCGATCCGCGCAAGAAGGGCAGAGCCTATTCGAAGGGCAACCGGCAGAAGGTCGCCCTCATCGCCGCGTTCGCGGTGCCGGCCGACCTCTACATCCTCGACGAGCCGACCAGCGGGCTCGATCCGCTGATGGAGGTGGTGTTCCGACAGGAGATCGCACGGGTGAAGGATGCCGGCGCCACGGTGCTGCTTTCGAGCCACATCCTGTCGGAGGTCGAGCTGCTGTGCGACCGGGTCTCGATCATCCGTGCCGGCCGCGTCGTCGAGTCCGGCACGCTGCCGGAACTGCGACACCTCACCCGCACCGAGGTGTCGTTCGCAGCAGCCGACGTCTCGGCCACCGACGGGATCGCTGCGGCCCATGATCCGACGTTCACCGAGGGGCGCGCGCGGTTCACGGTCGACAGCGACGCCATGGCATCCGTCCTCCCGATCCTCGCCCAGCGCCAGGTGACCGGCTTGCGCATCGAGCCGCCCTCTCTCGAGGAGCTGTTCCTGCGCCACTACGGCGACGAGAGCGCATCATGATCCCCCTGCTCCGCCAGCGTCTGCGCCGCGACTGGCTGCAGCTCTCGCTGTGGGTCATCGGCGCCGTGCTGCTCGCCTACGCGGGCTACGCCGGCGTCACGCAGTCGTACAGCACGGTCGCCGACCGTCAGGAGGTGCTCGCGGCGGTCGCCGCGAACCCGGTGATCCTGATGTTTCGGGGGCTGCCCTCCGGCACCTCCGTCGGCGCGTTCCTCGCATTCGAAGATCTGCCCTGGCTCGCGATGCTCGCAGCTCTCATGAGCACGTTCCTCGCTGTGCGGCACACGCGCGGCGACGAGGAGGCCGGGCGCAGCGAACTCGTCGCGGCCACACCCGCCTCGCGCACGCTGCCGCTGCTCGCCACGATCGTGCACGGACTCGCGGCCAACGTCGTGCTGGGCCTGCTCATCGGCCTGTCGCTGATCGGCGCGGGGATGGACGCCGCGGGCTCGCTGCTGCTGGGAGCTGCGGCAGCCGCCACGGGCGTCTCGTTCCTCGGCGTCGGTCTCGTCGCGGCGCAGCTCATGCGCACGTCGCGGGGTGCGAACGCGCTCACCGTCTGGCTGCTGGTGGCGACGTTCCTGATCCGGGGCATGGGCAATCTCGCCGGCACGCCGAGCGACGACCTGAGCCGCATCGACAGCGCGTGGCCGGTCTGGCTGTCGCCGTTCGGCTGGGCCGAGCAGATCCGCCCCTTCGACGAGAACTCGCCGTGGCCGCTGGTCCTCGGGTTCGCGTTCGGGATCGTGCTCGCGGTGACCGCCACCGTGCTGCAGTCGGCTCGCGACCTGGGCGCGAGCTTCATCGCCGAGCGGGGCGGCCGGGCGAGCGCACGCGCCGCGCTCGCCTCTCCGCACGCTCTCGTCTGGCGGCTGGCGTGGGGGTCCCTCCTGGGCTGGGTCATCGGCGGTGTGCTCACGGGGTTCCTCGCCACGACCCTCGGCGGCATTGCAGGGCAGGTGGCCGGGGAGAACCCTGCCGTCGCGCAGATCCTCGAGAAGATCGCCCGCGCCGGCGACCTCGACGAGGCGATGATCACGGTCTTCTTCACGATGCTCGGGGTGCTCGCGGCCTGCGCCGGCGTGCAGACGATCATCCGCGCGCGCCAGGAGGAAGCGCACGGCACCGCCGAGCCGGTGCTCGCGGCCGCGGTCGGCCGCGTTCGCTGGCTCGCGGACTACGCGATCGTCGCGACGATCGGGGTAGCTCTGGTCGTGGCCGCGGCGATGGTCGCGGCATACGTCGGCCTGGCGGCCAACGGCGCCCCCGCCGACCTGTTCCGAGTCGTCACGGTCACCGGGCTCGGGCAGTTCATCGCGGCATCCGTCTTCACCGCCCTCACCGCACTCGTGTTCGTCCTCGCGCCGCGCGCGACGCTCGGGGCGGGGTGGACGCTGGTCGGCGTGGCAGCGGTCCTGGGCATGTTCGGACCGCTCATGGGCATGCCCGAGTGGCTCACGAGCATCTCGCCGATCGCGGTGACACCCGTGGTGTCGCACGGCGACGTGGACCTGCGGGGACTCTGGTGGCTCGTGTTCGCCGTCGTGGTCGCCGGTGCCGGAGCGCTCACGCTCATGCGCCGTCGGGAACTCGCGTCAGACGGCTAATCTGGGGCTGAGGAGCGCATGGAACACCGAGGAACCGAAGCCGCAGAGCAGGCCGCCGCGATGATCACGGCGGCCGGCATGCCGAGGATGCCCGCGCGCGTGCTGATGGCGCTGGTCGCCGCCCCCGCCGGCGGATACACGGCGGCCGAGCTCGCCGAGCGCCTCGAGGTGAGCCCCGCCGCGGTGTCGGGCGCGGTTCGCTACCTGCAGGACGCGCATTTCGCACGGCGTCTGCCCAGCGCCGGCCATCGCCGGGACCGCTACGACCTGGTCGCCGACTCGTTCCACTCCGTCGTGATCGGCAACCTGCCGGTGTACACCCGCATGGCCGACTACGTCGAGAAGATCGCAGCGGAGACCGGCGAAGAGCCGGCCGCCGCCGAGCGCGCCGCCCAGATGGCGGGCTTCCTGCGGTTCATGGCCGAGCGGATGCCGCAGCTCGTCGACGAGTGGATCGCTCAGCGCGACGCGAACCCCGCGTAGGGCGGGGCGCCAGGTCAGCCCCCGACCACGCCCTCGAACAGCCCGATGTGATTGCCGTCGGGGTCGACGATCACCGCCCACCAGCTGCTCTCGGTGATCTGCTGCTTGCCCTGGGCGACGCTCGCACCGGCGTCCTGCGCGCGAGCGATCGTCTCGTCGATCGAGTCGACCTCGACGTACGACCGCGGCTCGACGAACCCCTCACCGCGGGGCGCGAGGCCGCCGCCCGAGATGCCGTTGGGAGCCTGCCACATCGGGTAGCCCTCGAAGCCCGGCATCTCGGCGATCTGCCAGCCGAACAGGCTCGAGTAGAACTCGGTCGCCGCTTTCATGTCGCTCACCGGGATGTCGATGTGCGTGATGTCTCCGTGCGCCATGGTGGCCCCTTTCGCCGTTCTCGTCGTCGTGCGGACGCGGCCAGTCTTCTCGCCCGACCAGGCGACTTCAAGGGGTTGTGCTCACACTCCGGAACGCCCGACGACGCCCTTGCGCAGCAGTGCGTTTCCGTACGCACGGGTCTCCCCGGTTCGCACCATCAGATAGGCGCCCCTGGCGACGTCGTAGTACGCGAAGCGCTCCACGAATCGCGTGGTGCCGGCATCCGTCCCGGCTGCGGCCATGAGCTGGTGCTGCACGTCGAGCACCTCGCCATCAGCAGAGGTCATGAGGTCGATGCCGGGCACATCATCGAGGGGCAGCACCGTGCGGATGGCGGCGACGACATCGGGCGTGGTGGTGCCGGGCAGGTCGACGACCCGCTCCCCCAGCGCCCACGCCGGGAAGTGCGCGTCGGCGATCACGACCGCGTCGGAGTGTCCCATCCGGTCGAGGTGCAGCAGCAGTTCACCGGTGAGCAGCGGGTCGATTCCTTCGAGCATGAGCGTTCCGTTCGTCAGGAGATGAAGCCCTCGGCGGCGAGGGCCTGCCAGAGGGCTGCCGGGATGTCGAGGGCGGCGTACTCCGCGTTCTGTCTCAGCTGCGCGGGGCGGCTGCCGCCGACGACCACCGAGTGCACCAGGTCGGACTGCAGCGGGAACTGCAGCGCCGCGGCAGGCAGCGGCACGTCGTGATCGGCGCAGATCGCGGCGATCCGGACGAGGCGCTCCCACAGCTCCTGCGGGAGCTGCCCGTACTCGTACCGGCCGTCGCGGTGCGGGGTGCTCTGGGCGAGAAGCCCCGAGTTGAACACAGACGCGGCGACGATCCCCGTGCCGTTCTCGCGGCAGGCCGGCAGAACGTCGGCTGCGGCAGGCTGCTCGAGCAGCGTGTAACGTCCGGCGACCATGATGAGGTCGAGGTCGGCCGCCCGGACGGCGGTGGCGAGAGCATCCGACACCATCGATCCGATGCCGATCCGACCGACCTCCCCGTCCGCGCGCAGCTGCTCGAGAGCGGGCAGCGCCTCGGCGAGCGCGAGGTCGAGGTCGAGGTTGTGGCGTTCGGGATCGTGCAGGTACAGCAGGTCGATCCGGTCGATGCCGAGCCGCTCGCGCGACTCGTCGAGGGACGAGCGGATGCCGCCTGCTGAGAAGTCCCAGACCCGCTGCAGGTCGTCGAGCACGTGGAAGTCGTTCGCGGTGTCGAGCCCTCCCCGCTCATGGTCGGGGTTCGGACGCAGGAGGCGGCCGACCTTCGTGGAGAGGAAGTACTCCTCCCGCGGCTTGGTCGCGAGGAACGCGCCCAGCCGGCGCTCGGACAGGCCGAGGCCATAGTGCGGTGCCGTGTCGTAGTGGCGGATGCCGGCATCCCACGCCGCATCGAGCACCTCCCAGGCCTCGTCATCCGTGAGCGGACGGAAGAGGTTGCCGAGGTTGGCCGCGCCGTAACCGAGGCGGGGCACGCCGCGATCAGACGAAGACATGCTGCCCCTTCCACGTGTACTCGGCGATGCTGTCCGCCTTCATCTCCATGCCGCTTCCCGAGGCGGACGGCGGCATGTACGAGCCGCCGCGGATCGCGGTCGGGGTGACGAAGTGCTCGTGCAGGTGATCCACGTACTCGATCATGCGCCCCTCGCGGCTGCCGCTCACCGCGACGAAATCGAACATCGACAGGTGCTGCACAGCCTCGCAGAGTCCGACCCCGCCCGCGTGCGGGCACACCGGCACCCCGAATTTCGCGGCGAGCAGCAGGTTGGCAATGTTCTCGTTGACGCCGGCCACGCGCACGGCGTCGATCTGCATCACCTCGATCGCGTTCGCCTGCAGCAGTTGCTTGAAGATCATCCTGTTCTGCGCGTGCTCTCCGGTGGCCACCCGGATCGGAGCGACGCCGCGCGCGATCTCCGCATGCCCGAGGATGTCATCGGGACTCGTGGGCTCTTCGACCCAGGCGGGGCGGAACTCGGCGAGCGCGTTCACCCACTCGATCGCCTCGGCGACCTCCCAACGCTGGTTCGCGTCGATCGCGATCGGGAAGTCGGGTCCGCATACCTCGCGGGCCTTGCGGAAGCGCCGGATGTCGTCGTGCAGGTCGGCGCCGACCTTGAGCTTGATCTGGGTGAAGCCCGCGGCCATCGCCTCGCGCGCGAGGCGCTCCAGCTTCTCATCGGAGTAGCCGAGCCACCCCGGGCTGGTGGTGTACCCGGGATAACCGGTGGCGAACAGCTGCTGCTCTCGCTCCGCCCGTCCTGGCACGGCGTCGCGCAGGATGGCGAGGGCGTCATCGCGCGTGAGCGCGTTGCCGAGATAGCGGAAGTCGACGAGACCGACGATCTCCTCGGGCGTCATACGAGCCAGCAGCTGCCAGAGCGGGAGCCCCGCGCGCTTGGCCTTGATGTCCCACAGCGCGTTGATGACGGCGCCGATGGCCATGTGCATGACGCCCTTCTCCGGGCCCAACCAGCGCAGCTGCGAGTCGCGGATGAGCTCGCGGAACGTGCCGCCCATGTCGTCGAGCAGCGGCTCGATCTCACGCCCGACGAGGTGGCCGGCCAGAGCGTCGATCGCCGCGACCTGCACGTCGTTCCCACGTCCGATCGTGAAGACGAAGGCGTGACCGGCGTCGTCGACGTCGGTCCTGACGACCGCGTAGGCCGCCGAGTAGTCGGGGTCGGGGTTCATGGCGTCGGAGCCGTCGAGGCTCAGCGATGTCGGGAAGCGGATGTCGGTGGTGTCGAGGGCGACGATGCGGCTCACGGGATTCCTCTCAGAGTCGGCTTTCCTGCACCGACCTCTTGGAGCATAAACATCGGATGTCTATACTGTCAACGAACCCGGCCCACACGGTGACGAATCGACCGTCTCTGTCGTGCGAGCCCCCGGAATCCTCGAGGAGAGTCATGAAGTTCGCACGATTGGGAGAACCAGGGGCCGAGATCCCCGTACTCGTCGAGGGAGATCGTCACCTCGACCTGCGGCCGGTGACATCCGACCTCCACGGCGATTTCCTCGCATCCGATTTCCGCTCCCGCGTCGCCGCGGCTCGCGCGGCTGACGAGCTCCCCGAGGTGGCGGACGCCGCGGCGATGCGCATCGGCGCTCCGATCGCACGCCCGAGCGCGGTGATCTGCATCGGGCAGAACTACGCCGCTCACGCCCGCGAGTCGGGGGCGGAACCGCCCACAGTGCCGATCTTGTTCCTGAAGACTCCCAACACGGTCGTCGGCCCGAACGACGCCGTGACGATCCCGCGCGGCAGCGAGAAGACCGACTGGGAGGTCGAGCTCGGCATCGTGATCGGCGCTCGCGCGGCGTACCTCGATTCGCCGTCGGAGGCCGACGCACACATCGCGGGATACGTCGTCGCCAACGACGTGTCCGAACGCTCCTTCCAGATGGAGGTCTCTGGCGGGCAGTGGTCCAAGGGCAAGATCGCGCCGGGCTTCAACCCGACCGGCCCGTGGCTCGTCACCCCCGATGACGTCGACGCCGCCGATCTGCGCCTGCGCAGCTGGGTCAACGGCGAGCCCCGCCAGGACTCGAACACGAACGACATGATCTTCGACGTGCGCGAGATCGTGCACCATCTGTCGCAGTACGTGACCCTCGAGCCCGGCGACCTCATCCTCACCGGCACTCCGCAGGGCGTCGCCTTCGGCGGGAAGTTCCCGTACCTGACGGCCGGAGACGTCGTCGACATCGAGATCGAAGGACTCGGCCATCAGCGGCAGGAGTTCGTGGCGTGGAAGGAGCAGCAGTGAGCGCAGGACTCGACGGGCTCGTCGCGATCGTCACCGGTGGAGCATCCGGCATCGGCGCCGCCATCGCGCGTCGCCTGCAAGCCGACGGTGCGCGGATCGCGGTTCTCGACCGCGACATCTCGGGGGCGGATGCCAGGTTCGCAGCGTTCACCGCCGACGTCTCGGACCGCGCCTCGGTCGACGCCGCGGTCGCGGCCGTCGCCGAGCGGTTCGGACGCATCGACATCGTCGTGAACAACGCCGGCGTCGGCGCGCAGGGCGACATCTCCGCGAACGACGACGACGAGTGGGCGCGCGTGCTGTCGATCAATGTCACCGGCATCGCGCGGGTGACCTCCGCAGCGCTCCCCTGGCTGCGGCGGTCACCCGCGGCATCCGTCTGCAACACGGCGTCCATCGCGTCGACCACCGGCCTCCCCCAGCGCGCGCTGTACTCGGCGTCGAAGGGCGCGGTCTCGGCCCTGACGCGCGCGATGGCGACCGACCACTTGCGCGAAGGCATCCGGGTGAACGCGGTCAACCCCGGCACCGCAGACACTCCCTGGGTCGGACGCCTGCTGGATGCAGCATCCGACCCCGCAGCCGAGCGCGCCGCCCTCGAGGCCCGGCAGCCGCACGGGCGTCTGGTCAGCCCCGACGAGGTCGCCGCCGCTGTGGCCTACCTCGTCTCCCCTGCCGCAGGTTCCACGACCGGAACCTTCATCGAGGTCGACGGCGGTATGGCGCAGCTGCGTCTGCGCCCCGAGTAGCCGGCTTCGGTTCCGCGGGCTCGCTCCCGTCGCGAAACATCCCGGTCGGCCGCTCCGCGTCGCTCGCGCCGGCCCGCTTCCGCTTCCGCTTCCGGTCGCAGTTGTTGCCGTCAGCGCGCTCGGACTCGGTGTTCCGGGTGCAGTTCGTGCCGCTCGATCGGCGGCGGAGCGACACCAACTGCGCCCGGAGTAAGGCATACGGCTGCCGCAGCGACACCAACTGCGCCCGGAACGACGCCCCCAGCCTGTGGATAACTTCCGCGAACATCCACGTGTGATGCGACGGTTGAGCCATGGGAAATCCACGCCCCCTGCCCGCGGAGCTCGGAAGACGCTTCAGCGTGCAAGATGCGCTGCGCGCCGGAGCGAGCAGCGGGCGCCTTCGGCGCTCGGATCTCGAGACCCCCTTTCGCGGCGTGCGCTCCACAACGGTCGCAGCGGATCTCAGCGCACTCGATCCGTTCGAGAGGCAGGCCGCCGCGAGGCGGATCCGTGCGAGAAGGTATGTTCCGCGTCTGCGAGATGACCAGTTCCTCAGTCATGAGAGCGCGGTCGCCCTGTACGGAGGCCCGCTCCCGCTCGTCATAGACCGAACTGGTCCCGTCGATGGCATGGAGCTCCCCGTGCACGTCGCCACTCTCGGCCGCGGCACACTCGTCCGGGCCAACGGCGTAGCAGCGCATCGGGCGAATCCGCTGAACACCCGTATCGCGAATCGCGACGGCATCCGCCTCGCCTCGACAGCCACCGCGTGGGCGCAACTCGGAGCCTGGAGCGTGCTCGATCTTGTCGCGCTCGGCGACTTCTTCTGCCGTGTCTGGCGATCAGGGCCGGGTCGACGTGACGTCGGCAGACGTCCTCTCGCCACGGTCGACGAGTTGAGAGCCGCGATCTCTGCGGGGCGACGCACGGGAATCGCTCGTCTGCGCGAGGCTGTGGAACTGATCCGTGAAGACTCCTGGTCCCCGCGCGAATCGATGATCCGTTTCCACCTCATCGCCGCTGGTCTTCCGGAGCCCTCGCTAAACCACGACGTCTACGACTCGAACGGACGCTTCCTCGGCTGCGTCGATCTGGCCTACCCCGAGCAGAAGATCGCGATCGAGTACCAGAGCGTCCTCCACCACTCCCGCTATGCCGCGGATGTCGAACGCATCGCCGCCCTCCGCGCCGCGGGCTGGGTCGTCATCGAGATCACGAGCGACCTCTTCGCCAGGCCCGACGTCATGATCGACCGCGTCCGCCGGGCGCTTCGCGCCTGAACCGGAAGCAGCGCTCCCCCGTTGCCGCGTTCCGGTCGCAGTTGCTGCCGCCGCTCGTTCTTTCGGTCCGTTCCGGTCGCAGTTGCTGCCGCGTAACGACGCATCCGACGGCATCAACTGCGACCGGAGTGTGGCGAGCGGATGCTGCGGCGGCATGAACTGCGACCGGAACGGCTTTGTGGGAACCCCGACGCGGGACCGACCCGATCAGCCCTTCAGACCCGAGTGGGCCAGGCCCTCGACGAACTGCCGCTGGGCCACGATGAACACGATGAGCATCGGCACTACCGTCATGGTCGCGGCCGCGAGCTGCGTGTTCCACATCTGCCCGCCGTAGGCGTCGGTGTAGCGGGTGAGCGCCTGGGGCAGGGTGAACAGCTCGGGCGAGGTCAGATACACGGTCGGCTCGAGATACAGGTTCCACGACGCGAGGAACGTGAGGATCGCGACG includes:
- a CDS encoding ABC transporter permease, coding for MIPLLRQRLRRDWLQLSLWVIGAVLLAYAGYAGVTQSYSTVADRQEVLAAVAANPVILMFRGLPSGTSVGAFLAFEDLPWLAMLAALMSTFLAVRHTRGDEEAGRSELVAATPASRTLPLLATIVHGLAANVVLGLLIGLSLIGAGMDAAGSLLLGAAAAATGVSFLGVGLVAAQLMRTSRGANALTVWLLVATFLIRGMGNLAGTPSDDLSRIDSAWPVWLSPFGWAEQIRPFDENSPWPLVLGFAFGIVLAVTATVLQSARDLGASFIAERGGRASARAALASPHALVWRLAWGSLLGWVIGGVLTGFLATTLGGIAGQVAGENPAVAQILEKIARAGDLDEAMITVFFTMLGVLAACAGVQTIIRARQEEAHGTAEPVLAAAVGRVRWLADYAIVATIGVALVVAAAMVAAYVGLAANGAPADLFRVVTVTGLGQFIAASVFTALTALVFVLAPRATLGAGWTLVGVAAVLGMFGPLMGMPEWLTSISPIAVTPVVSHGDVDLRGLWWLVFAVVVAGAGALTLMRRRELASDG
- a CDS encoding EamA family transporter, encoding MTTLADDSIRIASRPGVSRGMLVALGAAVSFGMSGVFARGLIDAGWSPGAAVTVRMWVAALVLLVPTLLALRGKWRIVRRNAVMVLVYGVLAVTLAQLCYFQAVAVMDVGIALLIEYTAPIAVVLWLWIRRGEKPTRRSLLGAAVAFVGLVLMLDILTGAQVNLGGILFALGAMIGAATYFVLSGRADTGLPPIALAGLGLLIGAVGLAIAALIGVLPFEWTTADVEYSVGSVPWFVPVLAMGLIATALAYILGIASTRMLGSRLSSFVALSEVVAAMVFSALMLGQIPGPVQAIGGALVLAGVVVVKLGEADAGAPSLVVEAVPVERSGPVDR
- a CDS encoding CGNR zinc finger domain-containing protein — its product is MIFTNDTEDALRSAVWLVNTAEAPDTLTDAADEAEFLEEFPFTGRVDRDAVELDALRRIRSQLRAMLIAPRDEMAKAVNEALASVTLTPRLTRHGDMDWHLHAVADDRPLSERVLIETAMALVDVIRTDEGSRISVCDDDSCEALALDLSRNRSKRYCSTTCANRNAVAAYRARRAS
- a CDS encoding GbsR/MarR family transcriptional regulator, whose translation is MEHRGTEAAEQAAAMITAAGMPRMPARVLMALVAAPAGGYTAAELAERLEVSPAAVSGAVRYLQDAHFARRLPSAGHRRDRYDLVADSFHSVVIGNLPVYTRMADYVEKIAAETGEEPAAAERAAQMAGFLRFMAERMPQLVDEWIAQRDANPA
- a CDS encoding VOC family protein encodes the protein MAHGDITHIDIPVSDMKAATEFYSSLFGWQIAEMPGFEGYPMWQAPNGISGGGLAPRGEGFVEPRSYVEVDSIDETIARAQDAGASVAQGKQQITESSWWAVIVDPDGNHIGLFEGVVGG
- a CDS encoding ABC transporter ATP-binding protein → MDTVIRTSDLTKHYGRVHALDGLDLSVTAGQVHGFLGPNGAGKTTTIRILLGLARKTSGDVEVLGRDPWRDATDLHRRIAYVPGDVSVWPNLSGGEAIDLLSRLRGASTKSADYRASRARLEAAFQFDPRKKGRAYSKGNRQKVALIAAFAVPADLYILDEPTSGLDPLMEVVFRQEIARVKDAGATVLLSSHILSEVELLCDRVSIIRAGRVVESGTLPELRHLTRTEVSFAAADVSATDGIAAAHDPTFTEGRARFTVDSDAMASVLPILAQRQVTGLRIEPPSLEELFLRHYGDESAS
- a CDS encoding GntR family transcriptional regulator, whose protein sequence is MTLAADRISASDRAYADLLDGIQSGLLPAGFVLGEVEQAARLGVSRTPMREALRRLAADGLVVQQSPRVTVVADLDAEDIRALFEIRRALEETSARLAAARGDAALFRNLAEEFAHVDLTAVEGRDAYYALIARFDAALDAAVANDYIASALRTVRTHLVRVRRMARDKPARLEASAAEHRTIAQALADRDGELAAHATHVHLHNALTGILETLNEGQK
- a CDS encoding RbsD/FucU family protein: MLEGIDPLLTGELLLHLDRMGHSDAVVIADAHFPAWALGERVVDLPGTTTPDVVAAIRTVLPLDDVPGIDLMTSADGEVLDVQHQLMAAAGTDAGTTRFVERFAYYDVARGAYLMVRTGETRAYGNALLRKGVVGRSGV
- a CDS encoding aldo/keto reductase, with the protein product MSSSDRGVPRLGYGAANLGNLFRPLTDDEAWEVLDAAWDAGIRHYDTAPHYGLGLSERRLGAFLATKPREEYFLSTKVGRLLRPNPDHERGGLDTANDFHVLDDLQRVWDFSAGGIRSSLDESRERLGIDRIDLLYLHDPERHNLDLDLALAEALPALEQLRADGEVGRIGIGSMVSDALATAVRAADLDLIMVAGRYTLLEQPAAADVLPACRENGTGIVAASVFNSGLLAQSTPHRDGRYEYGQLPQELWERLVRIAAICADHDVPLPAAALQFPLQSDLVHSVVVGGSRPAQLRQNAEYAALDIPAALWQALAAEGFIS